A stretch of the Candidatus Aquicultor sp. genome encodes the following:
- a CDS encoding cytidine deaminase, translating into MDETMLIQRAFEARLEAYAPYSGFRVGAAVLSDDGRVFTGVNIENASYGLTLCAERAALAQAVAEGCRRFTALAIATDSPSPTYPCGGCRQVLAEFGPDTLIIMATAKGDIAKATAQELLPHAFSGDRFIDTND; encoded by the coding sequence ATGGATGAAACTATGCTTATACAACGCGCATTTGAAGCCCGGCTGGAAGCGTATGCGCCGTATTCCGGTTTCCGTGTGGGTGCGGCCGTACTCAGCGACGATGGCCGGGTGTTTACCGGCGTAAATATTGAAAATGCATCATATGGGCTTACGCTCTGTGCGGAGCGCGCCGCACTCGCTCAAGCCGTGGCGGAAGGCTGCCGGCGATTTACTGCACTCGCAATTGCAACCGACAGCCCATCGCCGACATACCCATGCGGCGGCTGCCGGCAAGTGCTTGCCGAGTTCGGCCCCGATACGCTTATCATCATGGCCACGGCAAAAGGTGATATCGCGAAAGCCACTGCACAGGAACTTCTTCCCCACGCATTTAGCGGTGACCGGTTTATCGACACAAATGATTGA
- the mgtE gene encoding magnesium transporter, producing MQERNRILLVAAESLLRRDRLKQVIALLDKLHPADAAEIVAALPDDDQKRVFESWDIPHAADAFQEMDEDEQADIVDLLSTPLVSDILEEMAADDVADLLAGLPQQEVARILATMNREDAAEVLKLMQYKPNTAGGIMTPEFVALKKDMTAQEAIDLLREQAPNAETIYYIFIINSDRQLVGVISLRDLIIAKPNQRIEAIMNPNVIFVDVDTDQEEVANIMSRYDLLALPVVDAEHHLLGIVTIDDVVDVIEEEANEDIYRLGGVTREERLDSPTLESIRNRLPWMTLNLGTAFLDYLVISRFQGTLDKIVILAAFMPIVAGMGGNMGTQTLTVTTRGIALGQLEFREGLRVIARQVAVGLTIGIVTGFLGGLVAYFTQGNVYFGFALFAAMTINMAVAGLTGAGIPIILRFLHQDPALGSSVIVTTFTDVFGFLTFLGIATLLIRFLV from the coding sequence ATGCAAGAGAGAAACAGAATACTGCTTGTCGCGGCGGAAAGTCTCCTCAGAAGAGACCGCTTGAAGCAAGTAATCGCACTACTCGACAAACTTCACCCGGCTGATGCCGCCGAAATCGTCGCAGCGCTTCCCGATGATGACCAAAAGAGAGTTTTTGAATCCTGGGACATTCCCCATGCCGCCGATGCGTTCCAGGAGATGGATGAAGACGAGCAAGCCGATATCGTTGACCTTCTAAGCACCCCCTTAGTCTCCGACATATTGGAAGAGATGGCTGCTGATGATGTCGCTGATTTGCTTGCCGGTCTTCCGCAGCAAGAAGTCGCACGGATTCTCGCAACTATGAATCGTGAAGATGCGGCCGAAGTGCTGAAACTCATGCAATACAAGCCGAACACCGCCGGCGGCATCATGACCCCCGAGTTCGTTGCGCTTAAGAAGGACATGACTGCGCAGGAAGCCATTGATCTACTGCGCGAGCAGGCGCCAAACGCCGAAACCATCTATTACATATTCATAATAAACAGCGACCGTCAGCTTGTCGGAGTGATATCGCTTCGCGACCTCATAATAGCCAAGCCTAACCAGCGCATTGAAGCGATCATGAACCCAAATGTCATCTTCGTCGACGTCGACACCGATCAGGAAGAAGTTGCTAATATTATGTCGCGCTACGACCTGTTAGCGCTTCCTGTCGTCGATGCCGAGCACCACCTGCTCGGCATCGTAACCATAGATGATGTCGTCGATGTTATCGAGGAAGAGGCCAACGAAGACATCTACCGCCTCGGTGGTGTTACTCGCGAAGAGCGGCTCGACAGCCCAACGCTGGAATCGATTCGAAACAGGCTGCCGTGGATGACGCTGAACTTGGGGACCGCTTTTCTAGATTACCTGGTTATCTCCCGCTTTCAGGGAACGCTCGATAAAATTGTCATCCTGGCCGCCTTTATGCCGATTGTCGCTGGTATGGGCGGTAACATGGGAACGCAAACACTTACTGTAACAACGCGTGGTATCGCGCTCGGGCAACTCGAGTTCCGGGAGGGCTTACGAGTTATTGCCAGACAAGTTGCCGTAGGACTTACCATCGGCATTGTAACCGGTTTTCTTGGTGGATTGGTTGCATATTTTACCCAGGGTAACGTATATTTTGGCTTTGCTTTATTCGCCGCCATGACGATCAACATGGCCGTTGCAGGCCTAACCGGGGCGGGCATTCCGATTATTTTGCGCTTCTTACACCAGGACCCGGCGCTTGGCTCAAGTGTAATTGTTACAACATTTACCGATGTGTTTGGGTTCTTGACTTTCCTGGGTATAGCCACGCTGTTAATCCGTTTTTTGGTATAG
- a CDS encoding GatB/YqeY domain-containing protein, translated as MPIKDQLNEDMKSAMRAAAGNPDEKIRLGTIRFLNAELKNAEITKKEPLSDEEILEVIQRQIKRRRESIEQYRKGGRNDLADKEEKESAVLAGYLPEQLSDDELRTIIKGAVEQTGASTKREMGKVMAIVMPQVKGKADGRRVNEVASEFLSG; from the coding sequence ATGCCGATTAAAGACCAGCTTAACGAAGATATGAAATCAGCGATGCGTGCTGCGGCGGGCAATCCTGATGAGAAAATCAGGCTGGGAACCATTAGGTTTCTTAACGCCGAGCTCAAAAATGCCGAAATAACCAAGAAGGAGCCGCTCAGCGACGAAGAGATTCTCGAGGTGATCCAGCGCCAAATCAAGCGCCGGCGCGAATCGATCGAGCAGTATAGAAAAGGCGGCAGAAACGACCTCGCCGATAAAGAGGAAAAAGAGAGTGCCGTTTTGGCCGGCTACCTGCCCGAACAACTTTCGGATGACGAACTTCGCACGATCATTAAAGGTGCCGTCGAGCAAACCGGCGCGTCAACGAAGCGTGAAATGGGTAAAGTTATGGCCATTGTCATGCCCCAGGTTAAGGGCAAGGCCGACGGACGGCGCGTCAACGAGGTAGCCTCGGAGTTCTTGAGTGGCTAA
- a CDS encoding PhoH family protein: MTESVEIKLTVPAEQPMVELLGQRDLFLRIIEARSNAVILVRGNEITMTGLPDDVESASTIFAELLKVLEHGQKLTEQKVEHTVDLVLDANQVSPSSIYSDVIITHRRKVIGPKTSGQKQYVDAIRNNTATFAVGPAGTGKTYLAMAMAVKALKDKEVGRIILTRPAVEAGEKLGYLPGDLYQKVDPYLRPLYDALYDMMDAEQFQHLMERGTVEVAPLAYMRGRTLNDSFIILDEAQNTSPEQMKMFLTRLGFGSKVVITGDTTQIDLPQGQHSGLLVVENILADIDSICFIHLTARDVVRHKLVQRIVEAYKRYDEERGSKK; encoded by the coding sequence TTGACAGAGTCAGTAGAAATTAAGCTTACGGTCCCGGCTGAGCAGCCGATGGTTGAATTACTCGGCCAACGCGACCTGTTTTTACGTATTATTGAGGCACGATCAAATGCCGTGATCCTCGTAAGAGGCAACGAAATAACGATGACGGGGCTTCCCGATGATGTGGAGTCCGCTTCCACCATATTCGCCGAACTGCTTAAAGTGCTGGAGCATGGACAGAAACTGACGGAACAGAAAGTCGAGCATACGGTTGATCTGGTGCTCGATGCTAATCAGGTCAGCCCATCGAGCATCTATTCCGATGTTATTATCACGCACCGCAGAAAAGTCATTGGGCCTAAAACCTCAGGACAGAAGCAGTATGTTGACGCGATTCGCAACAATACCGCGACTTTTGCGGTCGGTCCTGCCGGAACGGGTAAGACCTATCTAGCTATGGCGATGGCGGTCAAGGCACTTAAAGATAAAGAGGTCGGCCGCATTATCCTCACACGTCCGGCGGTAGAAGCCGGCGAAAAACTCGGATATTTACCGGGCGATTTGTATCAAAAAGTCGACCCATATTTACGTCCACTTTACGATGCGCTTTATGATATGATGGATGCGGAGCAATTCCAGCATTTGATGGAGAGAGGTACGGTCGAGGTCGCACCCCTTGCCTACATGCGAGGTCGCACCTTAAATGATTCGTTCATTATATTGGATGAAGCCCAGAATACCTCGCCGGAGCAGATGAAGATGTTTCTCACCAGGCTAGGGTTTGGTTCGAAGGTAGTTATTACAGGCGATACGACGCAGATCGATTTGCCGCAAGGACAACATTCGGGCCTTCTCGTTGTCGAGAATATCCTTGCCGATATTGATAGCATCTGTTTTATTCATCTCACCGCGCGAGACGTGGTTCGTCATAAGCTTGTCCAAAGAATTGTTGAAGCTTATAAGCGGTATGACGAAGAAAGAGGTTCAAAGAAATAA
- a CDS encoding HDIG domain-containing protein gives MGGDFGLKQLKELSVKVDWRGTGLRRSILVFFIFTVILAILTIDFLPDRLTGVQVGKPSTKTVKATRDIEFIDVEKTEALRKEAATHIQKMYSRDWTVESQATDLIHKFYSSVRQTRDNQVLLPAAKLDILSKEVGPDFDRSILQTALAMPDADLSATELMTANQIDQVYRDRITVENLGSKRSEFEDSVRKLTSDSNKNALVVGVGKLYLKANYFYDKDVTENLKKDAKASVSPVIVNKQKGETVVREGEIVTSSQVRILRELGLMTRGIDLMRLAGLTLFALVSFLAFGLYLYHYEPKVFKSDRLIAVLGIIFLVTVLAAKFVGPFYSFFVIPVGAAAMLTALLFNSQTAVLMTLMLSIYSGLLAGQNYQYALYGLFTGLFAIFAINNIRHRTDLVLSGAWVTAASTMVALITTLLSGAAWVDVFKNLGWGLVGGISTAVLAIGGLPFLEKVFGITTDIKLVELSYPNQPLLREMMMKAPGTHNHSVMTGNLAETAAEEIGANPLLARVGAYYHDIGKTKRPMFFVENQIGGDNPHDHTNPSLSCLIITSHVKEGVELAKKYRLPDEIVDIINQHHGTSVVQYFFHKAKENIAKETICEENFRYAGRKPSSKEAALVMLADSVEAAARTITKPSPGRIEQLIKRIVQSKLDDGQLSESNLTLNDIEKIIKSFTQVLSSLYHTRIEYPTAQVPQTRSLVSHGHPHK, from the coding sequence ATGGGCGGCGATTTTGGCCTCAAGCAGCTAAAAGAGTTAAGCGTTAAGGTTGATTGGCGGGGTACGGGTCTTCGTCGATCTATCCTTGTTTTCTTCATTTTTACGGTTATTCTTGCCATTTTAACCATTGATTTTCTTCCCGATCGTTTGACCGGAGTCCAGGTTGGCAAACCCAGCACGAAAACGGTCAAAGCAACCCGCGACATCGAGTTTATCGATGTCGAAAAGACCGAGGCGCTTCGAAAAGAAGCCGCAACCCATATCCAGAAAATGTACAGCAGGGATTGGACGGTTGAGTCGCAAGCTACCGACCTAATTCACAAATTCTACAGCTCAGTGCGGCAGACACGTGATAACCAGGTACTTTTACCTGCCGCAAAGCTCGATATCTTAAGCAAAGAGGTCGGCCCCGATTTTGACCGGTCTATACTGCAAACAGCGCTCGCGATGCCTGACGCTGATTTAAGTGCAACCGAGCTCATGACGGCAAACCAAATCGACCAGGTTTATCGCGACCGTATAACCGTGGAAAATCTTGGAAGCAAAAGAAGCGAATTTGAAGATTCGGTGCGAAAGCTTACTTCAGACTCTAATAAGAATGCGCTCGTTGTGGGGGTCGGTAAGCTCTATCTAAAAGCGAACTATTTCTACGATAAAGATGTAACCGAGAACCTTAAAAAGGATGCCAAGGCTAGTGTTTCCCCGGTTATCGTTAATAAGCAAAAGGGCGAAACCGTTGTCCGAGAAGGCGAAATCGTAACCAGCTCCCAGGTACGAATACTGCGCGAGCTGGGGCTCATGACCCGCGGTATCGATCTCATGCGTCTTGCCGGTCTTACGCTCTTTGCGCTGGTATCATTTCTAGCATTTGGTCTGTATCTCTACCATTACGAGCCGAAGGTGTTTAAAAGCGACCGCCTGATAGCGGTGCTTGGCATAATATTCCTGGTGACGGTACTTGCCGCCAAGTTCGTGGGCCCGTTTTACTCGTTCTTTGTGATCCCGGTCGGGGCGGCGGCGATGCTCACCGCACTTCTCTTTAACAGCCAGACAGCGGTCCTTATGACGCTTATGTTAAGCATTTATTCGGGGCTGCTGGCCGGGCAAAACTACCAGTACGCACTATATGGCCTCTTTACCGGCCTTTTTGCGATATTCGCTATTAATAACATCCGTCATCGAACCGACTTAGTTCTATCGGGGGCGTGGGTAACGGCTGCGAGCACGATGGTCGCACTCATTACCACGCTGCTTTCCGGCGCTGCCTGGGTAGATGTCTTTAAAAACCTCGGGTGGGGTCTGGTCGGCGGTATTTCGACGGCCGTGTTGGCTATCGGCGGTCTACCTTTTCTAGAGAAGGTGTTCGGCATTACCACCGACATCAAGCTAGTTGAGCTTTCCTACCCAAATCAACCGCTCTTGCGTGAGATGATGATGAAAGCTCCCGGCACGCATAACCACAGTGTTATGACGGGCAATCTGGCCGAGACCGCTGCCGAGGAAATCGGAGCAAACCCGCTCTTGGCACGTGTGGGCGCTTACTATCACGATATCGGTAAGACCAAGCGGCCGATGTTTTTCGTCGAGAACCAGATCGGCGGCGACAACCCGCATGACCACACGAACCCGTCTTTAAGTTGCTTGATTATTACCTCGCATGTCAAAGAGGGCGTCGAGCTTGCGAAGAAGTATCGCCTGCCGGACGAGATTGTCGATATTATCAACCAACATCACGGCACCAGCGTCGTGCAATATTTCTTCCATAAAGCAAAAGAAAACATCGCCAAAGAGACGATTTGCGAAGAGAATTTTAGATACGCGGGGCGCAAGCCAAGCTCAAAAGAAGCTGCACTCGTTATGCTTGCCGATTCCGTTGAGGCCGCGGCTCGTACAATCACGAAGCCGTCACCCGGAAGAATCGAACAACTTATCAAACGTATCGTTCAGAGCAAGCTCGATGACGGACAATTAAGCGAAAGCAATCTCACGCTCAACGATATAGAGAAGATTATTAAGAGTTTCACCCAGGTACTAAGCAGCCTCTATCACACGCGAATAGAGTATCCGACCGCACAGGTACCGCAGACAAGGAGCCTAGTCAGCCATGGACATCCTCATAAGTAA
- a CDS encoding GNAT family N-acetyltransferase, producing the protein MDVSVERIQEFNTELIEKLTEIEAEPFGDGGLNRWTFPVFIRHGAVYVLKHEGSICGVADIIRDWSNPGLAFLVNFVVIKNKRGCGLGTLFLNAVIDTLHNEGVRRVQLTVDPKNERATWVYKRAAFHEVAYLSEEYGPGDDRLLLERELEQ; encoded by the coding sequence ATGGACGTATCTGTAGAGCGCATTCAAGAGTTTAATACCGAGCTAATCGAGAAGCTCACCGAAATCGAAGCCGAACCGTTCGGTGATGGCGGGCTTAATCGCTGGACCTTCCCCGTTTTTATTCGTCACGGCGCCGTCTACGTGCTAAAACATGAGGGTTCGATATGCGGTGTCGCCGACATTATTAGGGATTGGTCTAATCCAGGGCTTGCTTTCCTTGTGAATTTTGTCGTAATAAAGAATAAGAGGGGCTGCGGCTTGGGCACGTTATTTCTAAACGCCGTCATCGATACGCTTCATAATGAAGGTGTTCGCCGTGTCCAGCTTACCGTCGATCCGAAAAACGAGCGGGCGACATGGGTATATAAACGGGCAGCTTTTCACGAGGTCGCATATCTTTCCGAGGAGTATGGACCGGGAGACGACAGGCTGCTACTTGAACGAGAATTGGAACAATGA
- a CDS encoding histidine triad nucleotide-binding protein, whose translation MEKDLFCRIVEGEIPADIVYRDDDVVAFRDISPAAPVHVLIVPKKHVAKLSDATEADAVLLGKIVLAANKIAEKEGILESGYRLIANTGANAGQEVMHVHFHVLGGKELGPLLCK comes from the coding sequence ATGGAGAAAGACCTGTTCTGCAGGATCGTTGAGGGTGAGATTCCGGCGGATATCGTGTACCGGGATGACGACGTGGTCGCCTTTCGCGATATTAGCCCTGCGGCACCCGTACATGTGCTTATCGTACCGAAAAAACATGTTGCAAAGCTCTCGGATGCGACGGAGGCCGACGCCGTGCTGCTCGGCAAGATAGTGCTTGCGGCGAATAAAATCGCCGAGAAAGAAGGTATATTAGAGAGCGGCTATCGTCTGATCGCAAACACCGGCGCTAATGCAGGCCAAGAGGTTATGCATGTGCACTTTCACGTGCTCGGCGGCAAAGAACTCGGCCCGCTGCTGTGTAAGTAG
- the era gene encoding GTPase Era — MSDDTQGDRQGGTEEHKIPFRSGFVAIVGRPNTGKSTLLNFLANKKVAIISDKPQTTRNSIRAILNFENAQIILIDTPGLHKPKDALGGHLNQTTRNTLQDVDAIIFMVDASTMIGGGDLYIANELSTLATPKILVLNKIDKLSPHDIEVQLEVARQLGDFDGIIPLSAATGENVGTLTGKLLELLPEGQQYYPLNMVTDQPERIVVAELIREKVLELTREEVPHSVAAEVQEMKPRKKSEIVDIFAIIFVERESQKGILIGKGGRMLHDIGSKARAEIEQLLGSQVYLDLRVRVKKDWRKEERYIRQFGYIE; from the coding sequence ATGAGCGACGATACGCAAGGTGATAGACAGGGTGGCACCGAAGAGCACAAAATCCCATTTAGGTCGGGTTTTGTTGCAATCGTGGGCAGGCCTAATACCGGTAAATCGACACTGCTAAATTTCTTGGCGAACAAGAAGGTTGCGATTATCTCAGATAAGCCGCAGACGACGCGAAACAGCATCCGGGCGATTCTGAACTTCGAGAACGCTCAGATCATCCTGATTGACACGCCGGGGCTTCATAAACCCAAAGACGCGCTCGGCGGGCACCTTAATCAGACGACTCGCAACACTTTGCAGGATGTCGACGCGATAATATTCATGGTAGACGCCTCAACGATGATCGGCGGCGGCGATCTTTATATCGCTAATGAGCTTTCAACGCTTGCGACACCAAAGATTCTGGTGCTTAATAAGATAGATAAGTTATCTCCGCACGATATCGAAGTTCAGCTCGAGGTCGCCCGTCAGCTGGGCGATTTCGATGGCATTATTCCGCTATCGGCGGCAACAGGTGAAAATGTCGGCACCTTAACCGGAAAGCTGCTCGAACTTCTACCTGAGGGACAGCAGTATTATCCGCTGAATATGGTAACGGATCAGCCCGAACGAATCGTTGTGGCAGAGCTTATCCGTGAAAAGGTGCTTGAGCTTACCCGAGAGGAAGTACCGCACAGCGTCGCCGCCGAGGTTCAAGAGATGAAACCCCGAAAAAAGAGCGAGATTGTCGACATATTTGCAATCATCTTTGTCGAGCGGGAATCGCAAAAAGGAATTCTCATCGGCAAAGGCGGCCGGATGCTTCACGATATCGGCTCAAAAGCCCGGGCTGAAATCGAACAGTTGCTCGGAAGCCAGGTATATCTCGACCTGCGGGTCAGGGTCAAGAAAGACTGGCGGAAGGAGGAGCGCTATATACGGCAATTCGGCTATATAGAATAG
- the deoC gene encoding deoxyribose-phosphate aldolase, protein MRMEELTKSIDHTNLQPGATVRDIEKLCQEAVKYNFASVVVNPFYVNIASRLLRDSVVKVCTVSGFPLGAVTAGAKVHETREAIDEGADEIDMVMNIGAMKSRLYDEVYNDVRAVVEAARRGEVEAGRDIIVKVIIETALLTDEEKIRAAHIIERAGADFVKTSTGFAKTGATIDDVELLRANLPFEMGIKAAGGIKTADQAIALLNAGANRIGTSTSVQIIEDAFGEGYVPPAANPWR, encoded by the coding sequence ATGAGAATGGAAGAGCTGACGAAAAGCATCGATCATACAAACTTGCAGCCAGGGGCGACCGTTAGAGATATTGAGAAACTCTGCCAGGAGGCCGTAAAATACAATTTTGCCTCGGTAGTAGTGAATCCGTTTTACGTTAATATCGCGTCTCGGTTGCTGCGCGACTCCGTCGTAAAGGTCTGCACCGTCTCGGGGTTCCCGCTGGGGGCGGTTACGGCCGGGGCGAAAGTGCACGAGACGCGAGAAGCAATCGACGAAGGCGCCGATGAGATCGATATGGTCATGAATATCGGCGCGATGAAATCGCGCCTTTACGACGAGGTGTATAACGATGTCCGGGCGGTTGTCGAAGCGGCGCGTCGCGGTGAGGTCGAAGCTGGCCGCGATATCATCGTAAAAGTAATTATCGAAACGGCGCTCCTTACCGATGAGGAAAAGATCCGGGCCGCACATATAATCGAGCGCGCGGGTGCCGACTTCGTAAAAACAAGCACCGGCTTTGCAAAAACCGGTGCCACCATCGATGATGTTGAGCTGCTTCGGGCAAACCTGCCATTCGAGATGGGTATCAAAGCAGCTGGAGGCATTAAAACCGCCGATCAGGCTATCGCACTTCTTAACGCCGGTGCGAACCGGATCGGTACAAGCACGAGCGTTCAGATTATTGAGGATGCTTTCGGCGAAGGATATGTGCCGCCGGCTGCAAACCCATGGAGATAG
- a CDS encoding hemolysin family protein: MSDPSFYWLYIILIIVLVGISAVLTAIRSAVRAVSRLRIRYLVEQDNPSAKTLEKLLAHPSRFMSSLILIDNAANIGAVATATLLVDIYLHVYVVLISTIIMTFLILVFGEIVPRTYGVRNAEGLALRSAGLLNMLSVILSPFSRLFIAIANVFVRLFGGKAIKEIPVAIEEEMGLSHNEEEGVFEEQELIHSIFVFGDTIVREVMVPRIDMVAVDVDAPIEEVLAIIIHEGHSRIPVYEDTVDNIIGIIYAKDILIQMSKGTIDVPLRQLMRPVYYVPELKKVNELLRELQKKRLHMAVVVDEYGGTAGLVTIEDLLEEIVGEIFDEYDLEETLIEIIDERTIRMDARVNINEANELLNANLSGDNVDTIGGFVYGLFSRIPSSGEEARFNGLTFRVEKVIGRRISKVLITKEEAPTEEGQEAG, encoded by the coding sequence TTGTCAGACCCATCTTTTTACTGGTTATACATTATTCTTATCATCGTATTAGTCGGCATCTCGGCGGTTTTAACCGCAATTCGAAGCGCAGTTCGCGCCGTGAGTAGGCTTCGTATACGATATCTTGTCGAGCAGGATAATCCATCCGCTAAAACTCTTGAGAAGCTGCTCGCGCACCCCAGCCGCTTTATGTCGTCGCTTATTTTGATAGATAACGCAGCCAATATCGGTGCGGTCGCCACCGCTACGCTGCTTGTCGATATATATCTTCACGTTTATGTTGTATTGATTTCGACAATCATTATGACATTTCTCATTCTGGTGTTCGGCGAGATCGTCCCCCGCACATATGGCGTCCGAAACGCCGAGGGTCTGGCGCTTCGCTCGGCGGGGTTGCTAAATATGCTATCGGTAATATTAAGTCCGTTTAGCAGGCTGTTCATTGCAATAGCGAACGTATTTGTACGTCTCTTCGGCGGCAAAGCCATCAAAGAGATCCCCGTCGCAATTGAAGAGGAGATGGGGCTTTCCCACAATGAAGAAGAAGGCGTATTTGAAGAGCAAGAGCTCATTCATAGTATCTTTGTCTTCGGCGATACGATTGTTCGCGAGGTCATGGTGCCGCGAATCGATATGGTGGCGGTCGATGTCGACGCACCGATCGAGGAAGTGCTCGCGATCATTATTCACGAGGGGCACTCACGAATACCGGTGTATGAGGACACGGTCGATAACATTATCGGCATTATCTATGCCAAAGACATTCTCATTCAGATGAGCAAGGGGACGATCGACGTACCGCTCAGGCAGCTTATGCGCCCGGTCTACTACGTGCCGGAATTGAAAAAAGTCAACGAACTGTTGCGTGAGCTGCAGAAGAAGCGGCTTCATATGGCCGTGGTCGTGGACGAGTACGGCGGGACGGCGGGCCTGGTTACCATCGAGGACTTGCTCGAGGAAATCGTTGGTGAGATATTCGACGAGTACGACCTCGAAGAGACGCTCATCGAGATTATAGACGAGCGCACAATCAGGATGGACGCCCGTGTCAACATCAACGAAGCGAACGAGCTTCTGAACGCGAATCTTTCCGGGGACAATGTCGACACTATCGGCGGTTTTGTCTATGGTCTGTTCAGTCGAATCCCCAGCTCCGGCGAGGAAGCCCGGTTTAACGGGCTTACCTTCAGGGTTGAAAAAGTCATCGGCCGGCGAATTTCAAAGGTGCTTATCACAAAAGAAGAAGCGCCGACGGAAGAAGGCCAGGAAGCCGGTTAA
- a CDS encoding diacylglycerol kinase, translating into MKKSRSLLQSFNYAIDGLVYVLRTQRNMRIHFLAAALALGLALFLHLQTWAVVALIFAAALVMVAELINTAIEATIDLVTNEYDPIAEIAKDVAAGAVLLASINALIVAYFVFFSKLSPYGLNLLQTVRQSPSHLTVIALILVLLTVIAAKAWIGGGSFLRGGWPSGHSALAGALFTAIAFISQSPLIATLGLALAFLVFHSRADAGIHTTLEIVSGGVIGILITILIFQVFYV; encoded by the coding sequence ATGAAGAAAAGTAGATCGCTACTTCAAAGCTTCAATTATGCAATCGACGGGTTAGTGTACGTGCTGCGCACGCAGCGCAACATGCGAATCCATTTTTTAGCCGCCGCTCTTGCGCTTGGTTTGGCGCTATTTCTGCATCTCCAGACCTGGGCGGTTGTCGCACTTATCTTCGCGGCCGCGTTGGTGATGGTGGCGGAATTGATCAACACCGCGATTGAAGCGACAATTGATCTGGTTACCAACGAATACGATCCAATCGCCGAAATCGCCAAGGACGTGGCGGCGGGTGCGGTGTTGCTGGCAAGCATCAACGCGCTTATCGTTGCCTACTTCGTCTTTTTCTCGAAGCTGAGCCCATACGGTTTAAATCTGCTGCAAACAGTACGTCAATCGCCATCGCATTTAACTGTGATAGCGTTGATACTGGTACTGTTAACCGTAATCGCTGCGAAAGCATGGATCGGCGGCGGAAGCTTCTTGCGGGGCGGATGGCCGAGCGGGCACAGCGCTCTCGCCGGTGCACTTTTTACCGCGATCGCGTTCATCAGTCAATCGCCGCTTATCGCAACACTGGGATTGGCGCTCGCATTTTTGGTGTTCCATAGCCGGGCGGATGCCGGCATCCATACGACACTCGAGATCGTTTCCGGTGGCGTGATAGGCATACTGATTACTATACTGATATTCCAGGTATTCTATGTGTAG
- the ybeY gene encoding rRNA maturation RNase YbeY, whose translation MDILISNEQLVAVNEAPLIRTGRHALEFEAAPENSELSIALVDEQQMQRLNAEYRGKDTPTDVLSFATGEAEETPATMPDEPYLIGDVVICPAIAAKQAAEYGQTFEQEMALLLVHGILHLLGYDHETDEDASEMEAHEHDILAGPATSSENE comes from the coding sequence ATGGACATCCTCATAAGTAACGAGCAGCTTGTCGCTGTCAACGAAGCACCATTGATACGAACAGGACGTCACGCGCTCGAGTTTGAGGCAGCGCCTGAGAATTCAGAGCTTAGCATCGCCCTTGTTGACGAGCAACAGATGCAGAGGCTTAACGCTGAGTACCGGGGTAAAGACACGCCCACCGATGTGCTTTCATTTGCAACGGGCGAAGCTGAAGAGACTCCTGCTACTATGCCCGATGAGCCGTATCTGATAGGCGACGTCGTTATCTGTCCGGCAATTGCCGCGAAACAAGCCGCCGAGTACGGCCAAACATTCGAACAGGAAATGGCGCTCCTTTTAGTTCATGGAATACTGCACCTGCTCGGTTACGACCATGAAACCGATGAGGATGCGTCAGAGATGGAAGCGCACGAGCACGACATTCTCGCCGGTCCGGCGACGTCTTCTGAGAATGAATAA